Proteins encoded in a region of the Pelobates fuscus isolate aPelFus1 chromosome 11, aPelFus1.pri, whole genome shotgun sequence genome:
- the LOC134577349 gene encoding mucin-5B-like: protein MTSRQLLVLGLVFAISFAIIGKLDATSVCPSGKIFRCANDCRDSCEYRSGNIICTMDCVFKCACPPDTYLQDNTCVPASQCR, encoded by the exons ATGACGAGCCGTCAGTTGTTGGTTCTGGGGCTGGTGTTTG CAATTTCCTTTGCAATAATTGGGAAGCTGGATGCTACGTCAG TATGTCCTTCTGGCAAGATTTTTAGATGTGCCAATGATTGCAGAGATTCCTGTGAATATCGAAGCGGCAACATAATATGCACTATGGATTGTGTCTTTAAGTGTGCATGCCCACCAGATACTTACCTCCAAGACAATACCTGCGTTCCTGCCTCCCAGTGCCGTTAA